cattgaaacttggcaggctaatagttctacaggaAACACACCTACGGCTACAAAAacttttgttgccatggcaactcactcttttccagtccctacccacttgatttcaatatgttagtgattttcagctcgaaaaacgttatacaaggccacaaactcaagaaaaacatatttatatgcttgttggatcatgtatatcaggcaccatttgcaaatatgaaaattgaacgccAAGGGGGGCCAGAAATGtctttaatattggggaggtctggaacccagtatgttgccatggcaataaaattgttaagctcAAATAGtggagcacatttagtagaatcttactgcaaagaatcaaacatttctgatacaaattggctgagatatcttttttcatcatatttgatcaaaacttggttgagtatatgacatcatcaattggctaatttgcatattttaaaaacttgaatatctctggaacaaaaagagatatttgaaaatagtaaacagcatttttcttctcatgcaggctacttgtttatgtcttaaaatggcttcaatagaaaagatgtgattttcgtcttAGTGGCACTTTAATAAGGTGTAGATAGGTGTCAGGTAAAAGGCCACCAACATTGCAGTTTAAAGGAGTGTGTGCAGAGTTAATGTGCCAAGCTTCTTGACAAAGGCATTAATGGTACGACCACTTGGTGGTAATAATTTTGGAATTATTCCACCCAATATAGACAAGcacaataaaatataattgcacttttcaatctttttctttcagacaCCATTTTTTTGGTTATCAAACAATTGGGAACCAGAGAATGTTGACTATGGTGAGACTAGgattaatttcaagtttcacACAAAAGGGTGGTATTTTATCACCTTAGGGTCaattaacaagcaaaaaattaaaaatttttagCAACTTTCTTCCCTTACACTAAAAAAGGCTTGTTTCTAAGAGTATTTTGCCATGTGGttcattaatttctttgttatttgaACTGCACAAAGAAAGCTATATCTGTTATTGCTTGGTTTTGGTTCACCATATTCTATTCAAACTGTAGAATATAAGGTGTCACCCGATAACTACCATAGTTTGGATGTTCTACCACTGACCTATGAGAGAGTTTTGGCAGGAAAACACCATCCACTCCCCATTCTTCACATTAGCTCCTATCTGGAGTCCcttacaactttaaatgattgATATTTTACTGCATTTTTTGGTATGTTTTAGCTGTTTATTTGTGCAAGAGAACTATGCAAAATAAATCAAGGCTGGAATTAGATGACTATGAAGCAGTAAGTAATGCTTCATATATTATTGAATGAAGATAGTAAAGTGCCTAGGAATCTCAACTTGATAATAAGCTGTTAGGATTGACATCTTTCCTTTCATAACCAGTATCACCAAGGCCTTAAAATTCTGACAAATCTCACATCGACATATTTTTTGGCAGGAAAATCTTGCCAAGTTGCAAAGAACATTGTCACGAAAATGGGAATTTATTTTCATGCAAGCTGAAGCACAAGCAAAGTGAGAAGCTTTAATGTTGTTAATATTATGACTTTAACCAAATTGTTATAATTTCTTTTAGCAAGcttgtaataatatttatttttattgacaggaaaaaaatttaaggaaagtgaaaaagtGCCAAAAATGTGCCAATTAAGCAGTGTAATCTTTTAGGACCTGTTGTTTGTTAAGTGGACATGGAGAAGGGTGTATGGTGCAAAGTTACACTGAAAACGTTTTATACTGTATACATACATTTCTGTCTTGTAGAGTTGATAAGAAGAGAGATAAGATGGAGAGGCAAATTCTGGACAGTCAAGAACGAGCATTCTGGAATGTTCACAGGCCACCAGTAAGACCTCTGTATAATGATTTGCATtacattattaataattattattagaaattATTACTTGCTTTTAACACGTCATCGTGTATAAAAAATCTACATTAGGTTATTAACATGCAGCTTGTGTCTCGACTACTGTTTACTTAACTAAAAGAAATGTTCAGATGGTTGATAAGGtgctcaataattattagtattctCCTACTTTGCAGACTAAACATGTTTGTGCTTTTTTAGCCAGGTTGTGTGTCAGTTACTGAAGTAGACATAAAAAAGGCCTGCAAAGCAGGGGATTCGTCTCCCTCTCAAAAGAGAAAGGTAGGTGTTggaaatattaataataataataataataataataataataataataataataataataataataataataataataaaagtaataatagtTGTCATCATCCCTTAGGTTTAGTGATTGGCCAACTTTGAGAAAATCAGATTGAATCGCTTTACGTCCACGTATGTGGACTTAGCGCAACACAACGACCAGTAGTTGTTACAATTAGTCAATTGGTAAGATGAAACCAAAATTCAAAGCCCAAAAGTGTAAATAAAGGCCAAAATATATTCATTAACTCAGTCGtttcttactttttcttttctattttataCAGTAACATCAAATACATTTTAATtcaattaaatgaaaactaGCAGAAAATGCACAGGTTTCAAGGTGCTAAAGAATGTTTAACTAAAGGTGTTGATTTTGGAGTCATGAGATGCCAGATTTGTTGCCCCAAATactaatttttcattttgttcttgGCCCTTAAActccttttttttcaggtgaattttttgaatgaaGAATCTTCGTCATCATTGTCTTCAGTCTCTGCACTGGATGGTGTTAAGAAAGAGGTaagaaaaacactaaaagAAGAGATAACTACAATATCTATGCCTATTATTTATAGTATTGTTATCATCCTCCTTTTAGGTAAAAGAACTGAGAGAACAGCTTCATAGAAGACGAATGAAGACTTCACAGGCCTCTGAAAGGTGAACTGCAATGAATGCAAAATAGAATAATGATGTTGGAGTAGGAATGATTTTTACCTGAAACACAAGGATGTACACACCAacattcttcattttcatttcagccTCATTCAGAGATGTGATCAATATACAGAATATGATGCATTTATTTGGTCTCCAGAGCCTTCAAATCCTTGGATAACAGACGATGTTGCGCTGTGGGAACAAGATAAAAGCTTGTAAGATTTTGCCAGGTTATTGTTAGTAACCCTTGGCCCCAATTGCGGGGTGTggtacctacctacctacctacctacctacctacctacctacctacctacctacctacctacctacctacctacctaaaCTTTATTTATTCTCAAATTTACAGAGTAGCACTAAAGTGATGATATGTTTGAGCAAACTACGAACTAACTAACGAGTCAATTCTGTGTAAAACGCAAGATAGAAGTAACTACCTAAACAACTAACCTATTAAATGAACTCAGGTTACTTAATTCTGAATACAAGATTACAAGAGATACAAGAGTCTTTTAAACACTCCTTCATTTTATTCCTGATTGCAGACATTTCGTAGCTCCAAGGCGCGTCAAGCAATGGGGATTTTCTTTGTCAGAACTTCTTGCTGACCCTTTGGGAAGGAGACACTTTACGAGatttttagaaaaagaaattagTGCTGAAAATTTAGGGTGAGAAATGTTAAGTTTTAAAATAGCTACAAGGAAAAGATATATCATCAAGCCTACAGACAAAAAACATCTCAGAAGGTTGTTATATCGCCAATGAAAAAGCACAAATGACATCAAATATAGAAGTTATGTAAGCAAAATGGAGCAGAATTAAGGAAAGAAGTTCTTTTTAGTGAAAGGCAGATACCGTGTATTTTGTAAGAGCTGAAAACGCCTTTACAAAAGAAAGATCCCTTTGCAGAGATGCGAAAACTAGCTATAGTAAGGATGAATTGTAGCGCCCAACTAATGACGCATATCTGAGCAGTTCAATTTAAAGTGTTATTCTTCAAACTTTTAATTCTCAACGTTGCTATTTTAGATTTTGGTTGGCTTGCGAACAGCTGAAATCCACGCCAATACGTAACGTCCCAATTAAAGCCAACGAAATCTTTAGGTAAGTTAAATTTGTACTAACTCCAAGAGTTCGAGGAGCGACATGGTTTACCACATGATCCCCTCCAATtaatgtttttctgtttttgttgttgttttttttttgtagtgaATATCTATCTGAAAGTGCAACGTCTCCAATAAACGTGGACTGTAAGACGAGAGAAGAGGTCGGATTAAACCTCAAACATCCCTCACGATACATGTTTGACACAGCGCAGGTAAGCGCCTGCTTGGAAAGTACTTAACTTGGAAACAGCAGTCCGTGCTTACAAGTTGTTTAGCTTTGTTGTTGAAGGTGTCCAACCCCCACGCACTTTGAGGGTGAcgaaattcaagaaaatagAAGTTCCTTCATCTTTGACACAGCTGGCAAATGGAAACAAATCTTAAAAACTTGCGCTATTAATATTCCTTGTTATTTCTCAGGATCACATTTTCCAGCTGATGAAGTCGGACAGCTATCGCCGTTTTATCCGCTGTGATCAATACAAAGAACTTCTCAAGGCTCCTGCGAATAAGCAAAAAAGGTTAGTACAAAACGTAATAGAGCTCTTCGTGGGCTTGAGTTTCGTAGGTTTGTTTGCAGTCATCAatgttcttcacttttaagTGCCTATAAGCcctcaaaaaaattttgtctcaAATGAATCTTTATGAGGTATTgagtattttttatttggttAAAACGGCAATTTTTATGAATTTTCCAagctgcaaaaaaattttgaaaaattttgagaTTTGAAAACCTACGACCAAGCTATCGGATTTGTAAAAAAGTTCCGGGTCTAGTGCAATTTGTGACGTAAAACCCAGACTTAATTACAAAGAATGAGCATCGAACGCCGCGGCAAAATGCCAGGGAAGTATGTTATCTTTGGTTCTGTAACAACGTTCGGAGCTCGTAGAAAGAGATTCAACCGCATCCAATACTTTTTATGGTAAAAgcgataaagaaaaaatggaaaattggGTTGATTTCGGTAACATTAAAACGCGCTCATTCTGAGCCCACTAAGCCCTCGGAGGTTTGCGCTGAGCAATTCACAGACGAAAACTACACAAATAGATTTGTTGATTTGACAAATCCTGCAAGCGTTTGGAGCAGATCAAGACAGAAAAGAACTAAGGTTCATAAACGACGTGCAAGTTTTTTGTAGCTCTTGGTTAAGCTTCATTTAGAAAGTCAGTCGTAGGTGGATTATTTTCACATTCGCTGGGACGTGTTGTTGACTGAAGTGGCTCCTTTCAGATGTCCGGGTTTTACGTCACTTGTCCTTCACTTTTCATGGGGCCAACGAAACCGTAATTGAAAAAACTCACAGAAAGTTACGGTTTCAAGCAAACTAGGAAAAACGTTTGCGTTATTTTACCCTGTGTCAACCAAAGAATATCTTGGACAGAAAATCTCGGGGGTTTATGAGCACTTTAATAGAAAACAACAGGCGAGGTTAAAAATAGACGCGCTTGGTAGAGTGGGGGGCATTTTCGATGTCGATACACACAAAGTAAGAACCGCGTGTCAAGATTCAAGGAAGTGCGAGGAATGGGCGGGTGGGGCTTATCCCCTTATTTTACTCTCCCCAGTTTACCGTTTCTCCTGAAGACCGTGAATTAAGTAAAACGCTTGTTAAGGGAGGGTATGGTACAGTGTacgtttttttaattttgcagtCCATTGCCGTCAAAGCCCTTGCATAATTTGGCGAGAATTGCTGGTAAGACATGACGTCAGGAACATGCTGCCGAACGTTTTGTTTATGAATATGACCTTCAATTTATTAACTTGCAATCTATGGAgttaatgaaattcatatcAGTGGCAGGTGCCTTGTTTCTGTGTCTAGGATAAATAATCGATCTATCTGTCTAGGGACATCGAAATTCTCATTTCATGTCTTAGTCGGATCGTGTGATGGGTATGAACGTCATGTCAAACTGTTCCTCTTGTGTAATCCGGCGATCCCTGATTAGCGACTTGTTTCTTAGGCACTTCATTTAAATCTCCATTTCGAGCATGCGCTCTTGAGCAAGTTTGAAGGTTGAAGTTAATGAGCCCTCTCTTCTCCGTAAAGATGAGcaagtttttacttttttctcgTTTTAGGATTCTTGGTGgcttttgattaaaaaaataagaccAACCGTCTCTCAGCTTAAATAACACATGCCAACGTTTTGTATCGTTTTTTGAAGTAATGTTTCAACGGCATTAAGGATATAGAATATAATCACTGATTGGGAGAAACTTTggtttttgcaaaacaaattttgatgGACGGAGAAAAGGGAGCAGTTACAAGAACTTTTAACTTTGATAAGATGGACTGAGATCATTCTATTAAACAGATAAGCAAACAACTTTATGAAACAAGTCAAGATTGGCGGGGGACAGCGCTTGAGTACTCACAGGCAGCTGTTAGCTATTCGATATCCtcacgaaaaaaacaaaacattaccCCTTAATGCAATAGATTAACACTGAAACCCCCAGATGCACTCCAGTCTTTAGTGAGGTCTTATatactttgaagtttctttttcttacaaCAAGCAAAGTCCATCTCTAGGTGTTGCCTCAATGTTAAATCCTAGTGTGCTCAAACAATTGGACCTTTTTTCTGGAATTTTGCACGCAGAAAACATGCAAATCTAGAGTTATGGGTTGTTCTTGAAGTCTTCATTTGCTTCATTTAAGAACCTGCAGTGGAGACCAGCTCAAAGTGTTAATCGTAAATATTTAATTGAGG
The DNA window shown above is from Acropora palmata chromosome 7, jaAcrPala1.3, whole genome shotgun sequence and carries:
- the LOC141885606 gene encoding regulator of G-protein signaling 7-like isoform X1 translates to MEHQCYDGVVSDEQPHHAAVCKKMERLIHLMQDEKSGVPIRTVKSFMSKIPSVFAGSDLVDWIMCNLSIEDRGAAVHLASLLAAYGYIFSITDHHLMVKDDASYYRFQTPFFWLSNNWEPENVDYAVYLCKRTMQNKSRLELDDYEAENLAKLQRTLSRKWEFIFMQAEAQAKVDKKRDKMERQILDSQERAFWNVHRPPPGCVSVTEVDIKKACKAGDSSPSQKRKVNFLNEESSSSLSSVSALDGVKKEVKELREQLHRRRMKTSQASESLIQRCDQYTEYDAFIWSPEPSNPWITDDVALWEQDKSLHFVAPRRVKQWGFSLSELLADPLGRRHFTRFLEKEISAENLGFWLACEQLKSTPIRNVPIKANEIFSEYLSESATSPINVDCKTREEVGLNLKHPSRYMFDTAQDHIFQLMKSDSYRRFIRCDQYKELLKAPANKQKSPLPSKPLHNLARIAGKT
- the LOC141885606 gene encoding regulator of G-protein signaling 7-like isoform X2, producing MERLIHLMQDEKSGVPIRTVKSFMSKIPSVFAGSDLVDWIMCNLSIEDRGAAVHLASLLAAYGYIFSITDHHLMVKDDASYYRFQTPFFWLSNNWEPENVDYAVYLCKRTMQNKSRLELDDYEAENLAKLQRTLSRKWEFIFMQAEAQAKVDKKRDKMERQILDSQERAFWNVHRPPPGCVSVTEVDIKKACKAGDSSPSQKRKVNFLNEESSSSLSSVSALDGVKKEVKELREQLHRRRMKTSQASESLIQRCDQYTEYDAFIWSPEPSNPWITDDVALWEQDKSLHFVAPRRVKQWGFSLSELLADPLGRRHFTRFLEKEISAENLGFWLACEQLKSTPIRNVPIKANEIFSEYLSESATSPINVDCKTREEVGLNLKHPSRYMFDTAQDHIFQLMKSDSYRRFIRCDQYKELLKAPANKQKSPLPSKPLHNLARIAGKT